The Mytilus galloprovincialis chromosome 7, xbMytGall1.hap1.1, whole genome shotgun sequence genome has a window encoding:
- the LOC143083766 gene encoding uncharacterized protein LOC143083766, whose protein sequence is MNSKLKKSAKDLSQQMELIESDRNKVSQQNTQLFTDLEKFREIVQIKNKENLKLQEDMLQLQEQVKELSFKLKHSDEAKKTEEELQSKLQKKLDDQEDELKRVRNFLTKKAEEAGEAEKSAWHDMNKMIHEMSQQMSMHLESQKTSDSKDQDAKVAQRYKKHIHDLNTELQTERALHKITASSLQSLEEDCVRLRQQCQAMRKRNNSTSDKRYKSRMEAINEIIAQSQTQAQAMLARCGFRELPRRVIKDLASPGVTFETSPDNSVCSDMSFNSTIAINSESSPTNPTMKSTPRKT, encoded by the exons ATGAATTCTAAACTTAAGAAATCTGCCAAGGATTTATCACAACAGAT GGAGTTGATAGAATCAGACAGGAACAAGGTGTCACAACAGAATACACAGCTATTTACTGACCTGGAGAAATTTCGTGAGATAGTTCAAATCAAGAACAAGGAAAATCTCAAG TTACAAGAAGATATGCTACAGCTACAAGAACAAGTGAAGGAATTgtcctttaaattaaaacattcaGATGAGGCAAAGAAAACAGAAGAAGAACTCCAATCTAAATTACAAAAGAA aTTGGACGATCAGGAAGATGAACTAAAACGAGTGAGGAACTTCCTGACTAAGAAAGCCGAGGAGGCAGGAGAGGCAGAGAAGTCGGCATG GCATGACATGAACAAGATGATACATGAGATGAGTCAACAGATGTCAATGCATTTAGAGTCACAAAAGACCAGCGACAGTAAAGATCAGGACGCAAAGGTGGCACAGCGGTACAAAAAACATATCCATGACCTGAACACAGAGCTACAGACTGAAAGAGCTCTACACAAGATCACAGCCTCTTCATTGCAGAGTTTAGAGGAGGACTGTGTGAGGCTCAGACAACAGTGCCAGGCAATGAGGAAACGCAATAATTCAACTTCAGACAA ACGATACAAATCCAGAATGGAAGCCATTAATGAAATCATTGCCCAATCACAAACACAAGCACAGGCCATGTTGGCCAGATGTGGCTTCAGGGAATTACCTAGACGAGTCATTAAAGATCTGGCTAGCCCTGGAGTTACCTTTGAGACTTCACCAGACAATTCTGTATGTAGTGACATGTCTTTCAACAGCACCATTGCAATAAACAGTGAATCATCACCAACCAATCCTACTATGAAATCAACGCCCAGGAAAACTTAA